In the Campylobacter sputorum subsp. sputorum genome, ATGAGCTTAAATTTGATGGTTTAAATATAATGATAGCAGATATCCCGATAGTTGATAATGGCGGTATAGATGAGCCAGTTCAACTTGTAATAACTGGGGATGAGTTTGAAAAATTAGACGAACTTTCAAACAAGGCAAAAGAAATTTTTAAACAAATTTCCGGTGTTGTAGATATAAAAAATAGTAGTGATGATAAAGTTGTAGAAATTTCTATAACTTTAAATAAAGAAAAAGCGAAAAAATTTGGCGTAAATCCATATGATATAGCAAATGTGCTTCGTTTTTCATTTGCATCAAATGTAGTTGGAAATTTTACTTATAACAACATAACTTATGATATTTCAATGAGACTTGATGATAATTTTAGGCAAAATTTGGATGACTTAAAAAAACTACAAGTAAAAAATAGTTCCAACGATGATATTTATATATCTTCTATGGTGGATTTTATAGATATAAAATCTCCTGCAAATATCTTGCATTATGATAAAAAAAGACAAAGTTTAATAACTGCAAATATACAAAATATCCCGCTAAACAAGGTTACTATGGATTCAAAAAAAGAGCTTGATGAAATAATAAAAGATGGTTATGAGTATAAATTTACAGGTTATATTGAACTAATGGAAGATACAAACGAGGTATTTGTAGCCACGATTGTCATAAGTGCGGTTTTAATGTATATCGTTCTTGCTTCTTTATATGAGAGCTTTATTTTACCTATAATAATAATGATAACCATGCCGCTTGCTTTTAGTGGCGTAGCTATCGGGCTTTATTTAACACAAAACAATTTTAGCCTTTTTGTAATGATTGGAATGATTTTGCTATTTGGAATGGTTGGTAAAAACGCTATTTTAGTTGTAGATTTTGCAAATAGAGCTGCAAATGATGGGCAAGATTTGCATGATGCTATACTTAAAGCCGGCAAACTTCGTCTTAGGGCTATTTTGATGACAACTTTTGCTATGATTTTTGCCATGCTGCCACTGGCATTTAGCAAAGGTGTAGGATATGAGGGGAATTCTCCTATGGCTATTTGTATAATTTGCGGTCTCATAAGCTCAACTATACTTACACTGCTTGTAGTTCCTGCTATGTTTGGTTCGTTTTATAAACTCGATAAAAAAATTAGAAAAATTTATGAAAGAGATAAAATTTAATATCATATTGACAAATATCAATATGTGTTATATAATTCCAAAAAAGGATTAAATTTGGATAAATTTATAAATAATTCTAGGGTTTTTAAAGCTTTTTGTGATCCAAATAGACTTAAAATACTAGATATTTTATGCAGTGGTGAAAAATGTGCGTGTGTATTACTTGAAGAGTTAGATATAAAACAACCTTCTCTTTCTCATCATATGAAGATACTTTGCGATGCTAATATTGTAAAATCTAGAAAAGATGGCAAATGGATGCATTATAGTTTAAATGAAGATGGTTTAAAGATGGCAAAGAATTTACTAGATGATATAAAATGCTATTAGTTAGTATTTTTTCTATTTTATATAGAAATATTTAAATGTATCAATCAATAATGGAGAAAAACAGTTTGGATAATTTTTTTACAACGCAAGTTTTAGGTATGCAGTGGCTAAGTGATTTTATAAGAAATTTGCTTTTAAATTTTAATGTAAATTTAGATAGTAAATTTGGCGGAAGTTTGCATTTTTTTATATATGATGTCTTAAAAATAACCATACTTTTATGTTTTTTGATATTTGTTATTTCATATATTCAAAGTTATTTTTCACCACAAAGAAGTAAAAAAATTCTAGGTAAATGTAATGGCTTTTTTGCAAATATCTTAGCTGCACTGCTTGGAACTATAACCCCGTTTTGCTCTTGCTCATCGATACCACTTTTTATAGGTTTTAGCTCAGCTGGTTTGCCACTTAGTGTAACTTTATCTTTTTTGATTTCTTCGCCTATGGTGGATCTTGGATCGCTTGTTTTATTAAGCAGTGTTTTTGGCTTAAAAATAGCTGCGATATATGTCATAGTTGGGCTTATTATAGCTGTGATTGGCGGAAGCTTACTTGGAAATTTAGATGAGAAAAAATATATACAAGAATACATATTATCTATACAAAATACAAATTTACAAGAGTTTGAAATGAGCCAAAAAGATAGAGTGGTTTATGCAAAAGAGCAAACATTTCAAACTTTTAAAAAAGTATTTTTTTATATAATAGTCGGTGTTGCAATCGGCGCTTATATTCACAATTGGATACCACAAGATTTTATACAAAATTTACTTGGTAAAGATAATTTCTTTGGTGTAATTTTAGCTGTTTTAGTTGGTGCGCCAATGTATGCTGACATATTTGGCGTTATTCCTATAGCTGAAGCATTGTATTTAAAAGGAGCAACTCTTGGAGTGGTGCTATCTTTTATGATGGCAGTAACTACGCTTTCTTTACCATCTATGATAATGCTATCTAGAGCTATGAAGCCAAAACTTTTAGCTTTGTTTATAGGTTATTGTGTGATTAGTATAGTTATGGTTGGATATATTTTTAATATTTTTGAGAAAATTTTTATATAAAGGGAAATGATATGTTTTTTAAATTTAAAAAAGCACAAGATCAAAATGATAGCTTAGATGAAAATGCAAGGATAAAAATTCTTGGAACTGGTTGCAAAAAGTGTAATGAATTAGAAGCAAATACACTTTTAGCATTAAAAGAACTTGATATGGATGAAAAAGTAGAGCATATCAAAGA is a window encoding:
- a CDS encoding ArsR/SmtB family transcription factor, producing MDKFINNSRVFKAFCDPNRLKILDILCSGEKCACVLLEELDIKQPSLSHHMKILCDANIVKSRKDGKWMHYSLNEDGLKMAKNLLDDIKCY
- a CDS encoding permease, translated to MDNFFTTQVLGMQWLSDFIRNLLLNFNVNLDSKFGGSLHFFIYDVLKITILLCFLIFVISYIQSYFSPQRSKKILGKCNGFFANILAALLGTITPFCSCSSIPLFIGFSSAGLPLSVTLSFLISSPMVDLGSLVLLSSVFGLKIAAIYVIVGLIIAVIGGSLLGNLDEKKYIQEYILSIQNTNLQEFEMSQKDRVVYAKEQTFQTFKKVFFYIIVGVAIGAYIHNWIPQDFIQNLLGKDNFFGVILAVLVGAPMYADIFGVIPIAEALYLKGATLGVVLSFMMAVTTLSLPSMIMLSRAMKPKLLALFIGYCVISIVMVGYIFNIFEKIFI
- a CDS encoding thioredoxin family protein produces the protein MFFKFKKAQDQNDSLDENARIKILGTGCKKCNELEANTLLALKELDMDEKVEHIKDLVKIAGYGVMSTPALLIDEKVLSYGRVLSVKEIVNLIKENL